Proteins from a single region of Nitrososphaerota archaeon:
- a CDS encoding 2-oxoacid:acceptor oxidoreductase family protein, whose amino-acid sequence MKFEARITGLGGQGAITAGHIFGSAAALHEGKEAVVTEGYSPYVTGGWSRADIVVSDEPIDYPLVSKLDALVTMYQEGLDLNLKMVKPGGVVVTEEKLVDLSKVVGDRRVFPIPAGEAAENLGKKMVMNIVMLGAMAALASPQSFESLKAAVAERFPRAAELNVKALSVGAELANKAKGRSIESLV is encoded by the coding sequence ATGAAGTTCGAAGCTAGGATCACGGGACTCGGAGGCCAGGGCGCAATCACCGCAGGGCACATCTTCGGCAGCGCAGCCGCCCTCCATGAAGGGAAGGAAGCCGTCGTGACTGAAGGATACAGCCCATACGTGACCGGCGGTTGGTCCAGGGCAGACATCGTCGTCTCAGACGAGCCCATCGACTACCCGCTGGTATCGAAACTCGACGCATTGGTGACGATGTACCAAGAAGGTCTCGACCTTAACCTGAAAATGGTGAAACCTGGCGGGGTCGTCGTAACCGAGGAGAAGCTGGTCGACCTGTCGAAGGTGGTGGGAGACAGGCGGGTCTTCCCGATTCCTGCGGGGGAGGCAGCGGAGAACCTCGGGAAAAAGATGGTGATGAACATCGTGATGCTCGGCGCCATGGCGGCGCTGGCGTCCCCGCAGTCTTTCGAGTCACTGAAGGCGGCAGTTGCCGAGAGGTTTCCCAGGGCCGCGGAGCTGAACGTTAAGGCGCTAAGCGTCGGCGCCGAACTCGCGAACAAGGCGAAGGGGAGGAGCATCGAGAGCCTTGTCTGA
- a CDS encoding 2-oxoacid:ferredoxin oxidoreductase subunit beta — MTTPQTRQGGSEIKVQHHVNDELIRSERLPNIWCPGCGIGIVVGAYVRAIQKSTIPRDRQISISGIGCTGRVSGYLNLDSYHTTHGRAVAFATGMAVARPELEITVVAGDGDLGAIGGNHLIHAARRNVDLNVIMVNNFNYGMTGGQHGGTTPFGAKTHTSPYGNVESPFNVPYLVAAAGASFVSRWTALHVRQITAAIRRMMEVKGFAFMEVISPCPPTFGEFNGFPDPLDMMKYFRDKAVVDHRADLSQIGMTARPEDSIVVGNFVDRRRTTYQEALADLRARVAPQEVAKK; from the coding sequence GTGACTACCCCACAGACGCGCCAGGGCGGTTCTGAAATCAAGGTACAACATCACGTCAACGACGAGCTAATCAGATCAGAGAGGCTCCCAAACATCTGGTGCCCTGGGTGCGGCATCGGCATCGTCGTGGGGGCCTACGTCAGGGCCATCCAGAAGTCGACGATTCCGCGTGACAGACAGATTTCGATATCGGGGATTGGGTGCACGGGGCGGGTCTCAGGGTACCTGAACCTCGACTCCTACCACACCACCCATGGCAGGGCGGTCGCCTTCGCGACCGGGATGGCGGTGGCCCGACCAGAACTGGAGATCACCGTGGTCGCCGGGGACGGGGACCTGGGCGCCATCGGAGGGAACCACCTGATCCACGCCGCGCGCCGCAACGTCGATCTGAACGTCATCATGGTGAACAACTTCAACTATGGGATGACGGGCGGACAGCACGGCGGCACCACCCCGTTCGGGGCGAAGACCCACACGTCGCCCTACGGCAACGTCGAGTCCCCTTTCAACGTCCCCTATCTCGTCGCCGCGGCTGGGGCGTCATTCGTGTCACGCTGGACCGCCCTGCATGTCCGGCAAATCACCGCCGCCATCAGAAGGATGATGGAGGTGAAGGGGTTCGCCTTCATGGAGGTCATCTCGCCGTGTCCGCCTACCTTCGGGGAGTTCAACGGGTTCCCCGATCCTCTCGACATGATGAAGTACTTCAGGGACAAGGCTGTGGTCGACCATCGAGCCGACCTCTCCCAGATCGGCATGACTGCGCGCCCTGAAGATAGCATAGTTGTGGGGAACTTCGTCGACAGGAGGAGGACCACCTACCAAGAGGCATTGGCGGATCTGAGGGCGAGGGTCGCTCCCCAGGAGGTTGCGAAGAAATGA
- a CDS encoding CoB--CoM heterodisulfide reductase iron-sulfur subunit A family protein: protein MSEDRILIIGGGIAGIQGALDAANAGAKVTLVERSPTVGGKMSVLDKNFPTLDCSICIESPKMSEVGLNPNIELLAMAEVEQVDGDAGRFKVLIKQDARYVTDACTRCGECVTACPVIVKNEFDYGMAARKAIYAPIEQSVPGPYVVDEKNCLNEPPNLLPCSRCTDACGPNAIDFTMTPALIEREVAAVVVATGFDLLDPTLLREFGYGKHPDILTSMELERILQASGPSMGEIVRPSDGNHPERVLFVLCAGSRDERLAPYCSRICCMYGIKEAYQLKDHGVKEVDVAYMDIRAYGKGFDEFYDRTRAAGVRFTRTRPAKVSPDGERIKVFFENTEDGGEKIEQDYDMVVLATAAIPARGTPELARTIGIGLGPDGFFASADKEGGFNSSTRPGIYLAGCSTGPKDIPDSVIEAGAAVAKALTHVKNRSWPQPAEVVQISTEGPPRIGVFVCHCGSNIAGVVDIRSVLDFAKTLPNVVHVQDQTYSCGASTLNDMSAVIRDKQINRIVVAACTPKTHYATFQGALTRAGLNPYLLDMANIRNMDSWVHKEDREGALEKAKDMVKMSVLRALNMKPLQTMKFPVAQTALVVGGGIAGIVAATNLAKQGFEAHLVEKQESLGGLLNSVTEVAPLRVESKELLAPLLRELKESGAKIHTAATVETISGFVGSYDVRLTDGTEFTAGAVVVATGAEPYVPTEFGYGKNPDVVTSLELDGMMEKVAGKKVSIISCVGSRNDANGCSRFCCQTMINQAVRLKEKGNEVNVLYKDIRTFTRFGEEEYEKAGELGVRFYQYPQQALPQDSIERANGNLVVKDELSGRDVVLPTDLTVLNVGLVRKRGSP, encoded by the coding sequence TTGTCTGAAGATAGGATTCTGATAATCGGGGGAGGCATTGCGGGCATCCAGGGGGCCCTAGACGCCGCTAACGCCGGAGCCAAGGTCACCCTGGTGGAGAGGAGCCCCACGGTCGGGGGAAAGATGTCGGTCTTGGACAAGAACTTCCCGACTCTTGACTGCTCCATCTGCATCGAGTCCCCGAAGATGAGCGAGGTGGGGCTCAACCCTAACATCGAGCTACTGGCCATGGCCGAGGTAGAGCAGGTCGACGGCGACGCGGGGAGGTTCAAGGTACTCATCAAGCAGGACGCAAGGTACGTCACAGACGCGTGCACGAGGTGCGGCGAATGTGTGACGGCTTGCCCTGTCATAGTGAAGAACGAGTTCGACTACGGCATGGCGGCAAGGAAGGCGATCTATGCCCCTATCGAGCAGTCAGTCCCCGGACCCTACGTGGTCGATGAGAAGAACTGCCTGAACGAGCCTCCGAACCTGCTCCCCTGCAGCAGGTGCACGGACGCATGCGGGCCTAACGCCATCGACTTCACCATGACGCCCGCGCTCATCGAAAGGGAGGTGGCCGCGGTCGTGGTGGCCACCGGGTTCGACCTGCTCGACCCGACGCTCCTCAGGGAGTTCGGGTATGGGAAGCACCCGGACATCCTGACGTCCATGGAGCTGGAGCGGATCCTTCAGGCGTCGGGACCGAGTATGGGAGAGATCGTCAGGCCGTCGGACGGGAACCACCCCGAGAGGGTGCTCTTTGTCCTCTGTGCCGGATCCAGAGACGAGAGACTGGCCCCCTACTGCTCGAGAATCTGCTGCATGTATGGCATCAAGGAGGCGTACCAGCTCAAGGACCACGGCGTCAAGGAAGTCGATGTGGCCTACATGGACATCAGGGCTTATGGGAAGGGCTTTGACGAGTTCTATGACCGCACCAGGGCGGCAGGGGTGCGATTCACTAGGACCAGGCCCGCGAAGGTCTCGCCTGACGGAGAGAGAATCAAGGTCTTCTTCGAGAACACCGAGGACGGGGGGGAGAAGATTGAGCAAGACTACGACATGGTCGTCCTCGCCACGGCCGCCATACCCGCCAGAGGGACCCCCGAGCTTGCGCGCACCATAGGGATCGGGCTCGGCCCAGATGGGTTCTTCGCGTCGGCTGACAAGGAAGGGGGCTTCAACTCGAGCACGAGGCCTGGCATCTACCTCGCGGGGTGCAGCACCGGCCCGAAGGACATACCTGACAGCGTGATTGAAGCAGGGGCGGCGGTGGCGAAGGCCCTCACCCACGTGAAGAACCGGTCCTGGCCCCAGCCCGCCGAAGTAGTTCAGATAAGCACCGAGGGGCCCCCGAGAATCGGGGTCTTCGTCTGCCACTGCGGCTCCAACATCGCCGGGGTGGTCGACATTAGGTCCGTCCTGGACTTCGCAAAGACGCTCCCCAACGTGGTCCACGTCCAAGACCAGACGTACTCCTGCGGCGCGAGCACCCTCAACGACATGAGCGCCGTCATCAGGGACAAGCAGATCAACCGCATAGTCGTGGCTGCCTGTACTCCCAAGACCCACTACGCCACCTTCCAGGGTGCGCTGACCCGCGCAGGCTTGAACCCATACCTCTTGGACATGGCCAACATCAGGAACATGGACTCTTGGGTACACAAGGAGGACAGGGAGGGTGCCTTGGAGAAGGCGAAGGACATGGTGAAGATGTCCGTGCTGAGGGCGCTGAACATGAAGCCCCTCCAGACAATGAAGTTCCCGGTCGCCCAGACTGCGCTGGTGGTGGGAGGAGGGATAGCCGGCATAGTCGCTGCGACTAACCTCGCAAAGCAGGGGTTCGAGGCACACCTGGTCGAGAAGCAGGAATCGCTCGGCGGACTGCTCAACTCGGTCACTGAAGTGGCACCACTAAGGGTGGAGTCGAAGGAGTTACTCGCCCCTCTACTCAGAGAGCTGAAGGAGAGCGGCGCGAAAATCCACACCGCGGCCACCGTCGAGACGATATCAGGGTTCGTGGGGAGCTATGACGTCCGCCTTACTGACGGAACAGAGTTCACCGCAGGTGCGGTAGTGGTCGCGACCGGAGCGGAACCCTATGTGCCCACCGAGTTCGGATATGGAAAGAACCCGGACGTGGTGACTAGCTTGGAGCTCGATGGGATGATGGAAAAAGTCGCAGGGAAGAAGGTCTCGATCATCTCCTGCGTCGGGTCAAGGAACGACGCGAATGGGTGCTCTAGGTTCTGCTGCCAGACGATGATCAACCAGGCGGTCAGGCTGAAGGAGAAGGGGAACGAGGTCAACGTCCTCTACAAAGACATCAGGACATTCACCCGCTTCGGGGAGGAGGAGTACGAGAAGGCGGGCGAGCTGGGAGTAAGGTTCTACCAGTACCCCCAGCAGGCGCTCCCCCAGGACTCGATAGAGCGCGCCAATGGGAACCTCGTGGTGAAGGACGAACTGAGCGGGAGGGACGTAGTGCTCCCGACCGACCTCACGGTCCTGAATGTCGGACTGGTACGTAAGAGGGGGTCGCCATGA
- a CDS encoding 2-oxoacid:acceptor oxidoreductase subunit alpha, whose amino-acid sequence MKPGDYFTMGNFACVEGAILAGCRFYAGYPITPSSEIFERASIRFPQVGGNAIEMEDELASMAALVGASFAGAKVMTATSGPGFSLMQENIGLAYIMEAPIVLVNVQRAGPSTGVPTLVGQGDMMQAKWGSHGDLETIAYAPSTVQEFFDFTVQAFNTAERFRTPVFVMADQVVGIMWERLHVPPAEEVEVVHRLEVELPTALDKEHPLFDYARDFNPMPIAGTGVHGNLDSLTHDSLGYPTTDHDWSDRMTRHLAGKIRNHTREIWRWEEKFLDDAEVAVVSYGSAARSALAAVKSARAKGIKAGLLRLQTPWPFPDEVVEKLSRKVSGIVVAEINAGQMVHPVRENSRCPVVGANWAPGTLIEPRAIVDAMQAVVAS is encoded by the coding sequence ATGAAGCCCGGGGACTACTTCACCATGGGGAACTTCGCGTGCGTCGAAGGAGCGATACTTGCTGGGTGCAGGTTCTACGCGGGGTACCCGATTACGCCGTCATCTGAGATCTTCGAGAGGGCCAGCATCAGGTTCCCTCAGGTGGGCGGAAACGCTATCGAGATGGAAGACGAGCTCGCGAGCATGGCTGCCCTCGTTGGGGCCTCGTTCGCAGGCGCCAAGGTGATGACGGCGACGTCGGGGCCCGGGTTCAGCCTGATGCAGGAGAACATTGGGCTCGCATACATCATGGAGGCTCCGATCGTCTTGGTGAACGTCCAGAGGGCCGGGCCTAGCACCGGTGTTCCCACCCTGGTGGGGCAGGGAGACATGATGCAGGCGAAGTGGGGGAGCCATGGGGATTTGGAGACCATAGCCTATGCCCCCAGCACCGTCCAGGAGTTCTTCGATTTCACGGTACAGGCGTTCAACACCGCCGAGAGGTTCCGAACCCCTGTGTTCGTCATGGCTGACCAGGTGGTGGGGATAATGTGGGAGCGCCTTCATGTGCCTCCTGCCGAGGAGGTCGAAGTCGTCCACAGACTGGAGGTGGAACTGCCAACCGCACTAGACAAAGAACACCCCCTCTTCGATTATGCCAGGGACTTCAACCCGATGCCGATCGCGGGCACCGGCGTCCACGGGAACCTTGACAGCCTGACCCACGACTCGCTCGGGTATCCGACCACTGACCACGACTGGTCCGACAGGATGACCAGGCACCTGGCGGGGAAGATCAGGAACCACACACGCGAGATATGGCGATGGGAGGAGAAGTTCCTCGATGACGCCGAAGTCGCGGTGGTGTCATACGGCAGCGCAGCTCGCTCGGCCCTGGCCGCCGTAAAGAGCGCCAGAGCGAAGGGGATCAAGGCGGGGCTCCTGAGGCTGCAGACCCCTTGGCCCTTTCCCGACGAGGTGGTCGAGAAGCTCAGCAGGAAAGTATCGGGGATAGTCGTCGCGGAAATCAACGCGGGACAAATGGTGCACCCGGTAAGGGAGAACTCCCGCTGCCCGGTGGTGGGGGCCAACTGGGCGCCGGGGACACTGATTGAGCCCAGGGCTATAGTCGACGCCATGCAGGCGGTGGTCGCCTCGTGA